Proteins from a single region of Neomonachus schauinslandi chromosome 10, ASM220157v2, whole genome shotgun sequence:
- the TMEM230 gene encoding transmembrane protein 230 isoform X1, with translation MMPSRTNLATGIPSSKVKYSRLSSTDDGYIDLQFKKSPPKIPYKAIALATVLFLIGAFLIIIGSLLLAGYISKGGADRAVPVLIIGILVFLPGFYHLRIAYYASKGYRGYSYDDIPDFDD, from the exons ATGATGCCATCCCGTACCAACCTGGCTACTGGAATCCCCAGTAGTAAAGTGAAATACTCCAGGCTCTCCAGCACAGACGATGGCTACATTGACCTTCAG TTTAAGAAGAGCCCTCCTAAGATCCCATATAAGGCCATTGCGCTTGCTACAGTGCTGTTTCTGATTGGCGCCTTTCTCATAATCATAGGCTCCCTTCTGCTGGCTGGCTATATCAGCAAAGGG GGGGCAGACCGGGCTGTTCCCGTCCTGATCATTGGCATCCTGGTGTTCCTGCCAGGATTTTACCACCTTCGCATCGCCTACTATGCATCCAAAGGCTACCGGGGTTACTCCTACGATGACATTCCAGATTTTGATGACTAG
- the TMEM230 gene encoding transmembrane protein 230 isoform X2, whose translation MATLTFREKLAAKASRLWESSFFPDVMRSNLLKFKKSPPKIPYKAIALATVLFLIGAFLIIIGSLLLAGYISKGGADRAVPVLIIGILVFLPGFYHLRIAYYASKGYRGYSYDDIPDFDD comes from the exons ATGGCTACATTGACCTTCAG GGAGAAACTAGCTGCTAAAGCCAGCAGATTGTGGgaatcttccttctttcctgatgTCATGAGATCCAATTTATTAAAG TTTAAGAAGAGCCCTCCTAAGATCCCATATAAGGCCATTGCGCTTGCTACAGTGCTGTTTCTGATTGGCGCCTTTCTCATAATCATAGGCTCCCTTCTGCTGGCTGGCTATATCAGCAAAGGG GGGGCAGACCGGGCTGTTCCCGTCCTGATCATTGGCATCCTGGTGTTCCTGCCAGGATTTTACCACCTTCGCATCGCCTACTATGCATCCAAAGGCTACCGGGGTTACTCCTACGATGACATTCCAGATTTTGATGACTAG